In the genome of Streptomyces fagopyri, the window CCGGCGGACGGGAGGAGGTGGCTCGGTGAGCATTTCCGAGCCCTTGGACGACCCGTGGGCCGACAGCGGTCCCAGTGATCGTCTGCCCGCTTCCCGTCAGCGCCGTGATTCGGGGCGGGCGCGTGACGAACAGCACGACCGCGACCGGGACAACGGGCCGTGGGAAGGCGGAGGGTCGTCCTTCGAGCGTGTGCCGCCCCAGGATCTGGACGCCGAACAGTCCGTCCTCGGTGGCATGCTCCTGTCCAAGGACGCGATCGCCGATGTCGTCGAGGTCATCAAGGGCCACGACTTCTACCGGCCCGCACACGAGACGATCTACACCGCGATCCTCGACCTGTACGCCAAGGGCGAGCCGGCCGACCCGATCACCGTCGCGGCCGAGCTGACCAAGCGGGGTGAGATCACCAAGGTCGGTGGCGCGTCCTACCTTCACACCCTCGTCCAGACGGTCCCTACCGCGGCCAACGCCGAGTACTACGCGGAGATCGTCCACGAGCGCGCGGTGCTCCGCCGCCTGGTCGAGGCCGGCACCCGCATCACCCAGATGGGATACGCGGCCGACGGCGACGTCGACGAGATCGTCAACAGTGCCCAGGCCGAGATCTACGCCGTCACCGAGCAGCGCACCACCGAGGACTATCTGCCGCTCGGCGACATCATGGAGGGCGCCCTCGACGAGATCGAGGCGATCGGTTCGCGGTCGGGGGAGATGACCGGTGTGCCGACCGGCTTCACCGACCTCGACTCGCTCACCAACGGACTGCATCCAGGTCAGATGATCATCATCGCGGCCCGTCCCGCCATGGGTAAGTCGACGCTCGCGCTGGACTTCGCCCGGACCTGCTCCATCAAGCACAACATGCCCAGCGTGATCTTCTCCCTGGAAATGGGGCGCAACGAGATCGCGATGCGTCTGCTGTCTGCCGAGGCACGCGTGGCACTGCACCACATGCGGTCCGGCACGATGACCGACGAGGACTGGACCCGGCTCGCGCGCCGGATGCCGGATGTCTCCGCCGCACCGCTCTACATCGATGACTCCCCGAACCTGTCGATGATGGAGATCCGCGCCAAGTGCCGCCGTCTCAAGCAGCGCAGTGACCTGAAACTCGTCGTGATCGACTATCTGCAGCTGATGCAGTCGGGCGGCAAGCGTTCCGAGAGCCGGCAGCAGGAGGTCTCCGACATGTCGCGAAACCTGAAGCTGCTGGCCAAGGAGCTGGAGCTGCCCGTGATCGCGCTGTCCCAGCTCAACCGTGGCCCCGAGCAGCGTACGGACAAGAAGCCCATGGTCTCCGACCTGCGTGAGTCCGGCTCGATCGAGCAGGACGCGGACATGGTGATCCTGCTGCACCGCGAGGACGCGTACGAGAAGGAGTCGCCGAGGGCGGGCGAGGCGGACATCATCGTCGGCAAGCACCGTAACGGCCCGACGGCCACGATCACGGTGGCCTTCCAGGGCCACTACTCCCGCTTCGTGGACATGGCGCAGACCTGATCCGGTGCCCAGGGCGGTGTGGGAGCGCATCCGCCGGTGTCCGGGGAAATGAACTCGACGAGTGGCGCCGGTCCGGGTGGACTGGGGGTATGACAACACCTCAGGAAGAGCTGCTTCCCGCCACGCGCCGGGCTCTGTCGCACCGTATCGCCGTCGCTCAGGCCGACGGGCGGGCTCCGTCGCTGGTCGCCGCGGTGGTCCGGGGTGGACAGACGGTGTGGCACGGATCGCGGACCTCGGTGGACGGGCACGGGCCGGACGAGAACGTGCAGTACCGGATCGGCTCGATCACCAAGACGTTCACCGCCGTGTTGGTGCTACGGCTGCGGGACGAAGGACTGCTGGATCTGGGCGACCCGCTGGAGAAGCATCTGCCGGGAACGGGCGCGGGGGAGGCGACCATCGCCGAACTTCTCGCGCACACCGCCGGTCTGGCGGCCGAGACACCCGGCCCGTGGTGGGAACGTACCCCTGGATCCCTTCGGCCCGAGCTGACCGACGTCCTCGGCGAGCAGCCGTTCCTGCATCCGGCCGGGCGGCTTCATCACTACTCGAATCCGGGCTACACCCTTCTCGGTGCTCTGGTCGAGGAAGTGCGCGGCGCTCCCTGGGAGGAGGTCCTGCACCGCGAGGTGCTCGAACCCCTGGGCCTGCACCGCACGAGTGGGCTGCCGCAGTCACCTCACGCGGGTGGCTGGGCCGTGCATCCGTGGGCGGACGTCATGATGCCGGAGCCAGCAGAGGATCTCGGCCGGATGGCCCCCGCCGGACAACTGTGGTCCACCACGGGCGATCTGGCGCGCTTCGCGGCCTTCCTGGCCGAAGGTGACGACCGGGTGCTCAGCGCGGAGTCCCTCCGGGAGATGCAG includes:
- the dnaB gene encoding replicative DNA helicase, yielding MSISEPLDDPWADSGPSDRLPASRQRRDSGRARDEQHDRDRDNGPWEGGGSSFERVPPQDLDAEQSVLGGMLLSKDAIADVVEVIKGHDFYRPAHETIYTAILDLYAKGEPADPITVAAELTKRGEITKVGGASYLHTLVQTVPTAANAEYYAEIVHERAVLRRLVEAGTRITQMGYAADGDVDEIVNSAQAEIYAVTEQRTTEDYLPLGDIMEGALDEIEAIGSRSGEMTGVPTGFTDLDSLTNGLHPGQMIIIAARPAMGKSTLALDFARTCSIKHNMPSVIFSLEMGRNEIAMRLLSAEARVALHHMRSGTMTDEDWTRLARRMPDVSAAPLYIDDSPNLSMMEIRAKCRRLKQRSDLKLVVIDYLQLMQSGGKRSESRQQEVSDMSRNLKLLAKELELPVIALSQLNRGPEQRTDKKPMVSDLRESGSIEQDADMVILLHREDAYEKESPRAGEADIIVGKHRNGPTATITVAFQGHYSRFVDMAQT
- a CDS encoding serine hydrolase domain-containing protein, coding for MTTPQEELLPATRRALSHRIAVAQADGRAPSLVAAVVRGGQTVWHGSRTSVDGHGPDENVQYRIGSITKTFTAVLVLRLRDEGLLDLGDPLEKHLPGTGAGEATIAELLAHTAGLAAETPGPWWERTPGSLRPELTDVLGEQPFLHPAGRLHHYSNPGYTLLGALVEEVRGAPWEEVLHREVLEPLGLHRTSGLPQSPHAGGWAVHPWADVMMPEPAEDLGRMAPAGQLWSTTGDLARFAAFLAEGDDRVLSAESLREMQTPAAPPEAEGLAPGDAYGLGLQVLHRSGRILAGHSGSLPGFMAALLIGVRDDVSAVVLTNCTSGPRPLTLAADLVHIVAEAEPRIPEAWRPASEIEPSVLELAGPWYWGTQGYALRLTADGMVELGPLAGVGRSSRFRPNDDGTWTGLDGYYTGEPLRAVRRPDGSLSHLDLGSFVFTRQPYDQSAPVPGGVDPEGWRGIS